A window of Thunnus thynnus chromosome 17, fThuThy2.1, whole genome shotgun sequence contains these coding sequences:
- the cdc42ep1b gene encoding cdc42 effector protein 1b: MSLGKLPGIKGLVPGSQGKRRFKSDLSVDMISPPLGDFRHTMHVGRGGDVFGDTSFLSNYGGTREPGSPDSANSSKSTGFFSRNFRHVRKNSGPWPRGGSRDLTSPPPDISPIIKNAISLPQLNIDSPNGCLQRMMFPSSVSSADDSLCTYGLQSGFVTLPRHSRLDRQFQDGDVGTTLTRSDSFTSFTVDLGPSLMTEVLSLIDNPSCLQMSNHSQAAGEEQEEEGEKEEDDNSLTSTPVQSPGVTSPNPSMGSGSLCMNINNRRNSGSSDWTEQEEERSSLRTPDASIGSPQRVELVMEAERFQRAADVLSRHYGGGSFTRMRNNTPSPAFSCTRKTPYAFSEEEEEIKV; encoded by the exons ATGAGTCTGGGAAAACTGCCAGGGATTAAAGGCCTTGTGCCTGGCTCTCAAGGGAAACGTCGTTTCAAGAGCGACCTCTCTGTGGATATGATCAGCCCACCACTTGGAGACTTCCGACATACTATGCATGTTGGCCGTGGCGGAGACGTGTTTGGTGACACTTCCTTCCTTAGCAACTATGGCGGCACCAGAGAGCCAGGAAGCCCGGACTCGGCAAACAGCTCCAAGTCAACCGGGTTTTTCTCACGCAACTTTCGGCATGTACGGAAGAACTCTGGGCCGTGGCCGAGAGGGGGCTCCCGTGACTTGACATCCCCGCCGCCAGACATCTCACCCATCATCAAGAACGCCATCTCCCTGCCCCAGCTGAACATTGACTCCCCCAATGGGTGCCTACAGAGGATGATGTTCCCCAGCTCTGTTAGCTCAGCAGATGACTCCCTCTGTACATATG gtctgCAGTCTGGATTTGTCACTCTGCCCCGCCACTCTCGCCTTGATAGACAGTTTCAAGATGGAGATGTCGGCACCACACTGACACGCTCAGACTCCTTCACCTCGTTCACTGTAGACCTCGGCCCTTCACTTATGACTGAGGTACTGAGCTTGATTGACAACCCCAGCTGCCTTCAGATGTCCAATCACAGCCAGGCAGCAGGTGaggaacaggaagaagaaggtgagaaagaagaagatgacaACTCTCTAACATCGACACCTGTGCAGAGCCCTGGAGTGACTTCACCCAACCCTTCCATGGGCAGCGGGTCGCTCTGCATGAACATTAACAACAGGAGGAACTCTGGTAGCTCTGACTGGACAgagcaagaggaagagaggtCGTCTCTGAGGACACCAGATGCGTCCATTGGGTCTCCTCAGAGAGTGGAACTTGTAATGGAGGCAGAAAGGTTTCAGAGGGCAGCTGATGTGTTGTCTCGTCATTATGGTGGCGGGTCCTTCACAAGGATGCGCAACAACACCCCATCTCCTGCTTTTTCCTGCACCCGCAAAACACCGTACGCCTTCtctgaagaggaggaagagatcaAAGTCTAG